Proteins from one Comamonas flocculans genomic window:
- the rpsA gene encoding 30S ribosomal protein S1 — protein MSESFAELFEESQKRTEMRPGEVITAEVVAVEHNFVVVNAGLKSEAYVPIDEFKNDQGEIEVQVGDFVSVAIGSIENGYGDTILSRDTAKRLASWLSLEKALESGEFVTGTTSGRVKGGLTVMVNGIRAFLPGSLVDTRPVKDLTPFENKTLEFKVIKLDRKRNNVVLSRRAVVEASMGEEREKLLATLKEGAIVQGVVKNITEYGAFVDLGGIDGLLHITDMAWRRVRHPSEVVQAGQEITAKVLKFDPEKQRVSLGLKQLGDDPWMGVSRRYPSGTRLFGKVTNIADYGAFVELEPGIEGLVHVSEMDWTNKNVAPSKVVSLGDEVEVMVLDIDEDKRRISLGMKQCKANPWQEFAQNVNRGDRVTGPIKSITDFGVFVGLPSGIDGLVHLSDLSWNEPGESAVRNYKKGQEVEAVVLAVDVERERISLGIKQLDADSFTTFVSVNDKGSSVTGKVKSVDARGAEIDLGQDIVGHLRASEISRDRVEDARNVLKEGDEVTAVVVNVDRKSRTIHLSIRAKDQADQQEAMASLSQTSGNAGTTSLGALLRAKLDHTEEK, from the coding sequence ATGTCTGAATCTTTTGCCGAGCTGTTCGAAGAGTCCCAGAAACGCACCGAAATGCGTCCGGGCGAAGTCATCACTGCCGAAGTCGTCGCCGTCGAGCACAACTTCGTCGTCGTGAATGCCGGCCTCAAGTCCGAAGCCTACGTACCGATCGACGAGTTCAAGAACGACCAGGGCGAAATCGAGGTCCAGGTCGGCGACTTCGTCTCGGTGGCCATAGGCTCGATCGAAAACGGCTACGGCGACACCATCCTGAGCCGTGACACCGCCAAGCGCCTCGCATCCTGGCTGTCGCTGGAAAAGGCGCTCGAATCGGGCGAATTCGTCACCGGCACCACCAGCGGGCGCGTCAAGGGCGGCCTCACCGTCATGGTCAACGGCATCCGCGCCTTCCTGCCCGGCTCGCTGGTCGACACCCGCCCGGTCAAGGACCTGACCCCGTTCGAGAACAAGACCCTGGAATTCAAGGTCATCAAGCTCGACCGCAAGCGCAACAACGTGGTGCTCTCGCGCCGCGCCGTCGTGGAAGCCAGCATGGGCGAAGAGCGCGAGAAGCTGCTCGCCACGCTCAAGGAAGGCGCCATCGTGCAGGGCGTGGTCAAGAACATCACCGAATACGGTGCCTTCGTCGACCTGGGCGGCATCGACGGTCTGCTGCACATCACCGACATGGCCTGGCGTCGCGTGCGCCACCCCTCCGAGGTGGTGCAGGCCGGCCAGGAAATCACCGCCAAGGTGCTCAAGTTCGACCCGGAAAAGCAGCGCGTCTCGCTGGGCTTGAAGCAGCTCGGCGACGACCCCTGGATGGGCGTCTCGCGCCGCTATCCGTCGGGCACGCGCCTCTTTGGCAAGGTCACCAACATCGCCGACTACGGCGCCTTCGTCGAGCTCGAGCCCGGCATCGAAGGTCTGGTGCACGTCTCCGAAATGGACTGGACCAACAAGAACGTGGCCCCGTCCAAGGTGGTCTCGCTGGGCGACGAGGTCGAGGTCATGGTGCTGGACATCGACGAGGACAAGCGCCGCATCAGCCTGGGCATGAAGCAGTGCAAGGCCAACCCCTGGCAGGAATTCGCGCAGAACGTCAACCGCGGCGACCGCGTCACCGGCCCGATCAAGTCGATCACCGACTTCGGCGTGTTCGTCGGCCTGCCCTCGGGCATCGACGGCCTGGTGCACCTGTCCGACCTGTCCTGGAACGAGCCGGGCGAGTCGGCCGTGCGCAACTACAAGAAGGGCCAGGAAGTGGAGGCCGTGGTGCTGGCGGTGGACGTCGAGCGCGAGCGCATCTCGCTGGGCATCAAGCAGCTCGACGCCGATTCCTTCACCACCTTCGTGTCGGTCAACGACAAGGGCTCCAGCGTGACCGGCAAGGTCAAGAGCGTGGACGCGCGCGGTGCGGAAATCGATCTCGGCCAGGACATCGTCGGCCATCTGCGCGCCTCCGAGATCTCGCGTGACCGCGTGGAAGACGCGCGCAACGTGCTCAAGGAAGGCGACGAAGTGACCGCCGTGGTGGTGAACGTGGATCGCAAGAGCCGCACCATCCACCTGTCGATCCGCGCCAAGGACCAGGCCGACCAGCAGGAAGCCATGGCCAGCCTGAGCCAGACCTCGGGCAACGCCGGCACCACCAGCCTGGGCGCGCTGCTGCGTGCCAAGCTGGACCATACGGAAGAGAAGTAA
- a CDS encoding integration host factor subunit beta — MTRSDLVQELAARFGQFTQRDTESAVKNILDAIADALVRGHRIEIRGFGSFSVNHRRPRTGRNPRTGEAVQVPSKRVAHFKPGKALRTAVVASLAEPDTATAGGATHPGDQ; from the coding sequence ATGACCCGCTCAGACCTCGTCCAGGAACTGGCTGCCCGCTTCGGCCAGTTCACCCAGCGCGACACGGAATCGGCCGTCAAGAACATTCTTGACGCCATCGCCGACGCCCTGGTGCGGGGCCATCGCATAGAAATACGCGGCTTTGGCAGCTTTTCGGTCAACCACCGCCGGCCACGCACCGGGCGCAACCCGCGCACCGGCGAAGCCGTGCAGGTGCCAAGCAAGCGCGTCGCGCACTTCAAACCGGGCAAGGCGCTGCGCACCGCCGTGGTTGCCAGCCTGGCCGAGCCCGACACTGCCACGGCCGGCGGAGCGACACACCCGGGCGACCAATGA
- a CDS encoding LapA family protein has protein sequence MKYFAWLLKAAIFFTLFAFALNNQQDVTVHFFFGTQWTTSLVLVVLAAFTLGVAVGVLGMVPHWWRHRSAVRQQRSQAVPAPTEPSVDGI, from the coding sequence ATGAAATATTTCGCATGGCTGCTCAAGGCAGCCATTTTTTTTACCCTGTTCGCCTTCGCGCTGAACAACCAGCAGGACGTCACCGTGCATTTCTTCTTCGGCACGCAGTGGACCACCTCGCTGGTGCTGGTGGTGCTTGCGGCATTCACGCTCGGCGTGGCCGTGGGCGTGCTCGGCATGGTGCCGCACTGGTGGCGCCACCGCAGCGCCGTGCGCCAGCAGCGCAGCCAGGCCGTCCCCGCACCCACCGAGCCGAGCGTCGATGGAATTTGA
- the lapB gene encoding lipopolysaccharide assembly protein LapB, with the protein MEFDSSWLLLGLPLAFVLGWLASRLDLRQSRADSRRAPKAYFKGLNYLLNEQQDQAIDAFIEAVQNDPDTTELHFALGNLFRRRGEYNRAVRVHEHLLSRDDISRGDRERAQHGLALDYLRAGLLDRAEDALRRLEGTPFETQARLALLIIYERSHDWQQASAIARRMQDAHQGDFSVRQAHYLCEQAAGRIARADHEAALELLTQAVAVAPNAPRARLELARLQLQQGAPTTALATLRELASTAPAALPLAATLVVEAAQACGEQQSARAMLQAHYQAQASLDVLDAIIALSVADAGGAGPAQAQDWYADYLEREPSLVVAGKWLAHETLSHEERHPAIQRALDLAAKPLLRYRCAACGFEALQHFWQCPGCQSWDSYPPRRVEEL; encoded by the coding sequence ATGGAATTTGACTCAAGCTGGTTGCTACTAGGCCTGCCGCTGGCCTTCGTCCTGGGCTGGCTCGCATCGCGCCTGGACCTGCGCCAGTCGCGCGCCGACAGCAGGCGCGCTCCCAAGGCCTACTTCAAGGGTCTGAACTACCTGCTCAATGAACAGCAAGACCAGGCCATAGACGCCTTCATCGAGGCGGTGCAGAACGACCCGGACACCACCGAGCTGCACTTCGCCCTGGGCAACCTCTTTCGCCGCCGCGGCGAATACAACCGGGCCGTGCGCGTGCACGAGCATCTGCTCTCGCGCGACGACATCAGCCGCGGTGACCGCGAGCGCGCGCAGCACGGTCTGGCGCTGGACTACCTCAGGGCGGGCTTGCTGGACCGCGCGGAGGACGCGCTGCGACGCCTTGAAGGCACGCCGTTTGAAACCCAGGCCAGGCTGGCCCTGCTCATCATTTACGAGCGTTCGCACGACTGGCAGCAGGCCAGCGCCATAGCCCGGCGCATGCAGGACGCCCACCAGGGCGACTTCAGCGTGCGCCAGGCACACTATCTGTGCGAGCAGGCCGCCGGCCGCATCGCGCGCGCCGACCACGAAGCCGCTCTTGAGCTGCTCACCCAGGCCGTGGCGGTTGCGCCCAACGCACCGCGGGCGCGGCTGGAACTTGCGCGCCTGCAGTTGCAGCAAGGCGCGCCCACCACAGCCTTGGCAACGCTGCGCGAGCTTGCCAGCACCGCCCCTGCCGCCCTGCCGCTCGCGGCCACTCTGGTGGTGGAAGCCGCACAGGCCTGCGGCGAACAGCAGAGCGCGCGGGCGATGCTGCAGGCGCACTACCAGGCACAGGCATCACTCGATGTGCTCGACGCCATCATCGCGCTGTCTGTGGCAGATGCCGGCGGTGCCGGGCCTGCGCAGGCGCAGGACTGGTATGCCGACTACCTGGAGCGCGAGCCTTCGCTCGTGGTGGCGGGCAAGTGGCTCGCGCACGAAACGCTCAGCCACGAGGAGCGCCATCCGGCGATCCAGCGCGCGCTGGATCTGGCGGCCAAGCCCCTGCTGCGCTACCGCTGCGCAGCCTGCGGCTTCGAAGCCTTGCAGCATTTCTGGCAATGCCCGGGCTGCCAGAGCTGGGACAGCTATCCGCCGCGGCGCGTCGAAGAACTCTAG
- a CDS encoding monovalent cation/H+ antiporter subunit A: MSLWLLLVLPFAASVLAALLPANARNLESTLAAVVALWCTLQSALLFPEIAAGQVLQAELVWMPQLGLNPSVRLDGFAWMFCMLVFGIGTLVVLYARYYMSPSDPVPRFFSFLLAFMGAMAGVVVSGNTIQLAFFWELTSLFSFLLIGYWHHRRDARRGARMALTVTAAGGLALLGAMLMLGHIVGSYSLDATLAAGEQVRTHALYPAVLALVLLAAFTKSAQFPFHFWLPNAMAAPTPVSSYLHSATMVKAGVFLLARLWPVLGGTEPWLWWVGGIGVATLLLGGFIAMFQRDLKGVLAYSTISHLGLITLLLGLNSELATVAAVFHIMNHATFKASLFMAAGIVDHESGTRDMQRLSGLRHAMPITATLATVASAAMAGVPLLNGFLSKEMFFSETVFLDASPLVAISLPVAATVAGMFSVAYSLRLTVSVFFGPLASDLPRQPHEPRRWMRVPVELLVAICLLVGMFPQWAIGPILATAAQPVVGGHLPAYSLSLWHGPNAALTMSAIAMAGGIFLYWGLLRSHTQRHTRLWQDRLDASRVFHALLTLATHGARSARRMLSTRRLQWQMRWLVVTSFLAAALPLWSARTHWGERALLPPSFTLTVLWLVGGACAIAAAWQAKFHRLAALILVGGTGLCVSLTFLWFSAPDLALTQFAVEFVTTVLILLGLRWLPRRDETLRAARAEQLRTRARRVSDGFIASICGLGMAWLAYALMSRDFTHGTATYFLEQALPQGGGSNVVNVMLVDFRGFDTFGEIVVLGIVACTVYALLRRFRPARETMDLPPQQRLLPADLQTDLLNPRHASDTAVGYLMVPAVLARLLLPFSALIAVHLFLRGHDQPGGGFVAGLVLSLGLIVQYLVSGAAWVEAHVRVLPERWMAAGLLCALFTGLGALYFGYPFLTSHMLQLQLPWLGELHLASALFFDIGVALLVVGATLLILTAIAHQSVRSHRFHAHLLAERQPAAAQGGQG, from the coding sequence ATGTCTTTGTGGCTCCTGCTCGTTCTGCCGTTTGCCGCCAGCGTGCTGGCGGCGCTGCTGCCGGCGAATGCACGCAACCTGGAATCCACCCTGGCCGCGGTCGTGGCGCTGTGGTGCACGCTGCAAAGCGCCCTGCTGTTCCCCGAAATTGCCGCCGGCCAGGTGCTGCAGGCCGAGCTCGTCTGGATGCCGCAGCTGGGCCTGAACCCGAGCGTGCGGCTGGACGGCTTCGCCTGGATGTTCTGCATGCTGGTCTTCGGCATAGGCACGCTGGTCGTGCTCTATGCGCGCTACTACATGTCGCCCTCGGACCCGGTGCCACGCTTCTTTTCCTTTCTGCTTGCCTTCATGGGTGCGATGGCAGGCGTGGTGGTGTCGGGCAACACCATACAACTGGCTTTTTTCTGGGAGCTGACCAGCCTGTTTTCGTTTCTGCTGATTGGCTACTGGCACCACCGGCGCGACGCGCGGCGCGGCGCGCGCATGGCGCTCACCGTGACGGCGGCAGGGGGGCTGGCGCTGCTGGGCGCCATGTTGATGCTGGGCCACATTGTCGGCAGCTATTCGCTCGACGCGACGCTCGCAGCCGGCGAGCAGGTCCGCACGCATGCGCTGTATCCGGCGGTCCTCGCACTGGTGCTGCTGGCCGCCTTCACCAAAAGCGCGCAATTTCCCTTCCACTTCTGGCTGCCCAACGCGATGGCCGCGCCGACGCCGGTGTCCAGCTACCTGCATTCGGCGACCATGGTCAAGGCGGGCGTGTTCCTGCTGGCGCGCCTGTGGCCAGTGCTCGGGGGTACCGAGCCATGGTTGTGGTGGGTCGGCGGCATAGGCGTTGCCACGCTGCTGCTGGGCGGCTTCATCGCCATGTTCCAGCGTGACCTCAAGGGCGTGCTCGCCTATTCGACCATCTCCCATCTGGGCCTGATCACCCTGCTGCTCGGGCTGAACAGCGAACTGGCCACGGTGGCGGCGGTGTTTCACATCATGAACCACGCCACCTTCAAGGCTTCGCTGTTCATGGCGGCCGGCATCGTCGACCATGAAAGCGGTACACGGGACATGCAGCGGCTCTCGGGGCTGCGCCATGCCATGCCGATCACCGCCACGCTGGCGACGGTGGCGAGCGCCGCCATGGCCGGGGTCCCTCTGCTCAACGGTTTCCTGTCCAAGGAGATGTTTTTTTCGGAGACGGTGTTTCTCGACGCCTCGCCGCTGGTGGCAATTTCGCTGCCGGTGGCGGCCACCGTCGCGGGCATGTTCAGTGTCGCCTATTCACTGCGCCTGACGGTCTCGGTGTTCTTCGGCCCTCTTGCCAGCGACCTGCCACGACAGCCTCACGAGCCCCGGCGCTGGATGCGCGTGCCGGTGGAACTGCTGGTCGCCATCTGCCTGCTGGTCGGCATGTTTCCGCAATGGGCCATAGGGCCAATACTCGCCACCGCCGCACAGCCCGTCGTCGGCGGGCACCTGCCCGCCTACAGCCTTTCGCTCTGGCACGGCCCGAACGCGGCGCTGACCATGAGCGCGATAGCCATGGCCGGCGGCATCTTTCTCTACTGGGGCCTGCTGCGCAGCCACACGCAGCGCCACACCCGCCTCTGGCAGGATCGTCTCGACGCGAGCCGGGTCTTCCACGCCCTGTTGACACTGGCTACCCACGGGGCACGCAGCGCCCGGCGGATGCTGAGCACCCGGCGCCTGCAATGGCAGATGCGCTGGCTGGTAGTCACGTCTTTCCTGGCCGCAGCCCTTCCGCTGTGGTCCGCGCGCACGCACTGGGGTGAGCGGGCGCTGCTGCCGCCCTCATTCACGCTCACCGTGCTGTGGCTGGTGGGCGGCGCCTGCGCGATCGCCGCGGCATGGCAGGCCAAGTTCCACCGCCTGGCGGCACTGATCCTGGTCGGCGGCACGGGCTTGTGCGTGAGCCTGACCTTCCTGTGGTTTTCCGCGCCGGATTTGGCGCTCACCCAGTTTGCGGTGGAATTCGTCACCACCGTGCTGATACTGCTGGGCCTGCGCTGGCTGCCGCGGCGCGACGAAACCCTGCGCGCGGCGCGCGCCGAACAACTGCGCACGCGCGCACGGCGCGTGAGCGACGGCTTCATCGCCAGCATCTGCGGGCTGGGCATGGCGTGGCTTGCCTATGCGCTGATGAGCCGTGATTTCACCCACGGCACGGCGACCTATTTTCTGGAGCAGGCCCTGCCCCAGGGCGGGGGCAGCAACGTGGTCAACGTGATGCTGGTGGACTTTCGCGGTTTTGACACTTTCGGCGAAATCGTCGTGCTTGGCATCGTCGCCTGCACCGTGTATGCGCTGCTGCGCCGCTTCCGGCCCGCGCGCGAGACCATGGACCTGCCGCCCCAGCAGCGGCTGCTGCCGGCCGACCTGCAGACCGATCTGCTCAATCCGCGCCATGCCAGCGACACCGCCGTCGGCTATCTGATGGTGCCGGCGGTACTGGCGCGCCTGCTGCTGCCGTTTTCGGCGCTGATCGCCGTCCATCTCTTCCTGCGCGGCCACGACCAACCGGGCGGAGGCTTCGTTGCCGGCCTGGTGCTCTCGCTGGGCCTGATCGTGCAGTACCTGGTGTCCGGCGCGGCGTGGGTCGAGGCCCATGTACGCGTCCTGCCCGAGCGCTGGATGGCGGCGGGCCTGCTGTGCGCATTGTTCACCGGCCTCGGCGCCCTCTACTTCGGCTACCCCTTTCTCACCAGCCACATGCTGCAGTTGCAGCTGCCGTGGCTGGGCGAACTGCACCTGGCGAGCGCGCTGTTCTTCGACATCGGCGTGGCCCTGCTGGTGGTAGGCGCGACGCTGCTGATACTGACGGCCATCGCCCACCAGTCGGTGCGCAGCCACCGCTTCCATGCCCATTTGCTGGCCGAGCGACAGCCTGCCGCAGCGCAAGGAGGACAGGGCTGA
- a CDS encoding Na+/H+ antiporter subunit C, whose protein sequence is MEVVLALAIGVLAGCGVWLTLRPRTFQVIMGLTLLSYAVNLFIFASARLGLVVNKAPVLDPAKPLDLLHYADPLPQALVLTAIVIGFAMTALFLVVLLALRGMSGTDHVDGAEPERRRGGTRR, encoded by the coding sequence ATGGAAGTGGTACTGGCGCTGGCCATAGGGGTGCTTGCCGGCTGCGGCGTCTGGCTGACGCTGCGTCCGCGCACCTTCCAGGTCATCATGGGGCTGACGCTGCTGTCTTATGCGGTCAACCTGTTCATCTTCGCATCGGCGCGCCTGGGGCTGGTGGTCAACAAGGCGCCGGTGCTCGACCCGGCCAAGCCGCTGGACCTGCTGCACTACGCCGATCCGCTGCCCCAGGCCTTGGTGCTCACTGCCATCGTCATCGGCTTCGCCATGACGGCACTGTTCCTGGTGGTGCTGCTGGCGCTGCGCGGCATGAGCGGGACCGACCATGTCGATGGCGCCGAACCCGAACGGCGCCGGGGTGGTACCAGGCGATGA
- a CDS encoding monovalent cation/H+ antiporter subunit D, with protein sequence MNPALQAIAALMPHLILVPIALPLFTAALLLVLREERERLKLAINLGSTMLGFLVSVALLAWTAGAETQTVGVYLPGNWPAPFGITLALDRLAALMLLTANTVALASILFASARWHRAGVLYHTLFQFQLMGLAGAFLTADLFNLFVFFEILLAASYGLLLHGSGQARVQSGLHYIAINLAASTLFLIGAALLYGITGTLNMADIARAMSDVPQAHRGLLNAGAATLAMAFLIKAGVWPLNFWLVPAYAAAAAPVGALFAVLTKVGVYALLRLWPLWFGEAAGLSGQWGGAYLYGAGMATMAFGALGMLASQRLNYLAGHAAILSSGTLLAAMGLGQADVTSGLIYYLPGSTLAGASLFLLSDLIKRWRNDGASIAPYERDDTPFLTPELLPSETFNLDDEQQILVGRVIQAATAFLGLAFLLITLVITGLPPLSGFIGKFAMLTAALGSAAATPKAWWLLALMLLTGFMALLAMTRVGIRHFWAAHDRRAPQLRMLEGLPIAGLLAACVALVVQAAAVMHYTSQAARALHAPVQYIEEILATPPREAPGR encoded by the coding sequence ATGAACCCCGCCCTGCAAGCCATCGCGGCGCTGATGCCGCACCTGATACTGGTGCCCATCGCCCTGCCCCTGTTTACTGCAGCCCTGTTGCTCGTGCTGCGCGAGGAGCGCGAGCGGCTCAAGCTGGCGATCAATCTGGGCTCGACCATGCTGGGGTTTCTGGTTTCTGTGGCCCTGCTGGCATGGACGGCGGGCGCAGAGACCCAGACCGTCGGCGTCTACCTGCCGGGGAACTGGCCGGCGCCGTTTGGCATCACGCTGGCGCTGGACCGGCTGGCGGCGCTGATGCTGCTCACGGCCAATACGGTGGCGCTCGCGTCCATCCTTTTTGCCAGTGCACGCTGGCACCGTGCCGGCGTGCTCTACCACACGCTGTTCCAGTTCCAGCTCATGGGGCTGGCGGGCGCCTTCCTGACGGCAGACCTGTTCAACCTGTTCGTGTTCTTCGAGATCCTGCTGGCCGCCTCCTACGGGCTGCTGCTGCATGGGTCGGGGCAGGCGCGGGTGCAATCGGGGCTGCATTACATCGCCATCAACCTGGCTGCATCGACTCTGTTTCTCATTGGCGCCGCACTGCTCTACGGCATCACCGGAACGCTCAACATGGCCGACATTGCCCGCGCCATGAGCGACGTGCCACAGGCGCACCGCGGCTTGCTCAATGCCGGGGCAGCGACGCTGGCCATGGCCTTTCTGATCAAGGCGGGGGTGTGGCCGCTGAACTTCTGGCTGGTGCCGGCTTACGCCGCCGCGGCCGCGCCCGTGGGCGCGCTCTTCGCGGTGCTCACCAAGGTGGGCGTGTACGCCCTGCTCAGGCTCTGGCCGCTGTGGTTCGGCGAGGCCGCAGGCTTGTCCGGGCAGTGGGGCGGCGCCTATCTGTACGGCGCCGGCATGGCCACCATGGCCTTCGGGGCTCTGGGCATGCTGGCTTCGCAGCGCCTGAATTACCTCGCCGGCCATGCGGCCATACTGTCCTCGGGCACGCTGCTGGCGGCCATGGGCCTGGGACAGGCAGACGTGACGAGCGGGCTGATTTACTACCTGCCAGGCTCCACCCTGGCTGGCGCCAGCCTGTTCCTGCTGTCCGACCTGATCAAGCGCTGGCGCAACGATGGCGCCAGCATCGCACCCTACGAGCGCGACGATACGCCCTTCCTCACGCCCGAACTGCTGCCCAGCGAGACCTTCAATCTCGACGATGAGCAGCAGATCCTGGTGGGCCGTGTGATCCAGGCGGCCACCGCTTTCCTGGGCCTTGCTTTCCTGCTGATCACGCTGGTGATCACGGGCCTGCCGCCGCTGTCGGGCTTCATCGGCAAGTTCGCCATGCTGACGGCCGCACTCGGGAGTGCTGCGGCGACACCCAAGGCCTGGTGGCTGCTGGCGCTGATGCTCCTCACCGGCTTCATGGCCCTGCTCGCGATGACGCGCGTGGGCATACGCCATTTCTGGGCCGCCCACGACCGTCGGGCGCCACAGCTGCGCATGCTCGAAGGGCTGCCGATCGCCGGGCTGCTGGCGGCCTGCGTCGCGCTGGTGGTGCAAGCCGCTGCAGTCATGCACTACACCAGCCAGGCCGCGCGCGCGCTGCATGCGCCCGTGCAGTACATCGAAGAAATTCTTGCGACCCCGCCGCGGGAGGCGCCCGGGCGATGA
- a CDS encoding Na+/H+ antiporter subunit E, whose protein sequence is MKRLLPAPLVSVGLALAWWLLNPDGGRGQLVLALLLAIGLPLLLQGLRPQRVRVRHPLTVLRLCLRVMLDTTRSNIAVLRYLLQPSRRPHPAGFVHIPLQVRDPNALAVLAMIVCITPGTVWAELSLDRSLLMLHVLEVADAQAVAAHVQRCYEAPLMEIFES, encoded by the coding sequence ATGAAGCGGCTGTTGCCTGCTCCCCTCGTGAGCGTCGGCCTGGCACTCGCCTGGTGGTTGCTCAATCCCGATGGCGGTCGCGGCCAGCTCGTGCTGGCGCTGCTGCTCGCGATCGGACTGCCGCTGCTGCTGCAGGGACTGCGGCCGCAGCGGGTGCGCGTGCGCCATCCGCTGACGGTGCTGCGGCTGTGCCTCAGGGTGATGCTGGACACCACGCGCTCGAACATCGCGGTGCTGCGCTACCTGCTGCAGCCCTCGCGGCGCCCGCATCCGGCGGGCTTCGTGCATATTCCTCTGCAGGTGCGCGACCCGAATGCGCTGGCGGTGCTGGCGATGATCGTCTGCATCACCCCGGGCACGGTGTGGGCGGAGTTGTCGCTGGACCGCTCGCTGCTGATGCTGCACGTGCTCGAGGTGGCAGACGCCCAGGCCGTCGCTGCCCATGTGCAGCGCTGCTACGAAGCCCCGCTGATGGAGATTTTCGAGTCATGA
- a CDS encoding K+/H+ antiporter subunit F translates to MNANILPWALPLAMGMLALAMALCLMRILRRPTAQDRILALDAMYLNAMLLVLVLCIYWGSTVYFEAALLIAVLGFAASTALAKFLLRGEVIE, encoded by the coding sequence ATGAACGCAAACATTCTGCCCTGGGCATTGCCGCTGGCCATGGGCATGCTGGCACTGGCCATGGCGCTGTGCCTGATGCGCATACTGCGCAGACCCACGGCGCAGGACCGCATCCTGGCGCTGGACGCGATGTACCTCAACGCCATGCTGCTGGTGCTGGTGCTGTGCATCTACTGGGGCAGTACGGTGTACTTCGAGGCGGCCCTGCTCATCGCGGTGCTGGGCTTTGCCGCGAGCACGGCGCTGGCCAAATTCCTGCTGCGCGGCGAGGTCATCGAATGA
- a CDS encoding cation:proton antiporter produces the protein MSAMPLWLDLLVSLLVVAGAAIALIASMGLLTLPSFFTRTHPPAMIATLACWCILHAAFAYFWWATGSAPLRLYLIAFFVAITVPITSVFLLRAALFRARRAGADVPPNLSGHARALPPQAGASGQEQHAARD, from the coding sequence ATGAGCGCGATGCCGCTGTGGCTGGACCTGCTGGTCTCGCTGCTGGTCGTGGCGGGCGCGGCCATCGCCCTGATCGCGTCCATGGGCCTGCTCACGCTGCCCAGCTTCTTCACCCGCACCCACCCGCCAGCCATGATTGCCACGCTGGCGTGCTGGTGCATCCTGCACGCCGCATTTGCCTACTTCTGGTGGGCCACAGGCAGTGCACCGCTGCGGCTGTATCTGATTGCATTCTTCGTCGCCATCACGGTGCCGATCACCAGTGTCTTCCTGCTGCGCGCGGCGCTGTTCCGCGCACGCCGCGCCGGAGCCGACGTGCCGCCGAATCTGAGCGGCCATGCGCGCGCACTGCCGCCGCAGGCCGGCGCGTCAGGTCAAGAGCAGCACGCGGCGCGCGACTGA
- a CDS encoding RrF2 family transcriptional regulator encodes MHLTQWTDYALRVLMYCAAFEDREKPVTISEIAQAHDISRSHLTKIVRQLAAIGVLDTTRGRGGGMRLMRPPADISVGFVVRATETGFDMVECFSRDHSSCRISNNCNLRGVLERATRSYLAVLDEVTLADLAPMRASSVTRARRTPIPGVPMLS; translated from the coding sequence ATGCATCTGACCCAGTGGACCGACTACGCGCTGCGCGTGCTCATGTATTGCGCAGCCTTCGAGGACCGTGAAAAGCCGGTCACCATCAGCGAAATCGCGCAGGCGCACGACATCTCGCGCAGCCATCTGACCAAGATCGTGCGCCAGCTGGCGGCCATCGGCGTGCTGGACACCACGCGCGGGCGCGGCGGCGGCATGCGGCTGATGCGCCCGCCTGCGGACATCTCCGTCGGCTTCGTCGTGCGCGCCACCGAAACCGGCTTCGACATGGTCGAATGCTTCAGCCGCGACCACAGCAGTTGCCGCATTAGCAACAACTGCAACCTCAGAGGTGTGCTCGAGCGCGCCACGCGCAGCTATCTGGCGGTGCTCGACGAGGTGACGCTTGCCGATCTGGCGCCGATGCGCGCCAGCAGCGTGACGCGTGCGCGCCGCACGCCCATTCCGGGTGTGCCCATGTTGTCGTGA
- a CDS encoding SlyX family protein, whose translation MSREQDRLQALELKAVWAEDLLEQLNLSVYRQAQEIERLRQQLAHLRQQLRDGAAPAQQPDPHDEIPPHY comes from the coding sequence ATGTCCAGGGAGCAAGACCGGCTGCAGGCCCTGGAGCTCAAGGCCGTGTGGGCCGAGGACCTGCTCGAGCAGCTGAATCTGAGCGTCTACCGCCAGGCGCAGGAAATCGAGCGGCTGCGCCAGCAGCTGGCGCACCTGCGCCAGCAGTTGCGCGACGGCGCGGCGCCGGCGCAGCAGCCCGACCCGCACGATGAGATTCCACCGCACTATTGA